A stretch of Coccidioides posadasii str. Silveira chromosome 2, complete sequence DNA encodes these proteins:
- the PAB1_2 gene encoding Protein phosphatase PP2A regulatory subunit B (EggNog:ENOG410PJCM~COG:J~MEROPS:MER0044622~BUSCO:1986at33183), producing the protein MGRSGTLRAVIIDHYDSYTNNLLQLLQNTSRGAGDVPYPEWSVAVVRFDQFSWDTFKDTILPSLDAIILSPGPGTPTKESDFGFNSKLIKESNIPILGICLGHQGIGTTFGAKIIHTPNIKHGQVCRIGHTDVGIFKNLPQEFKGVRYNSLVLDSKDLPDELELTAWTFDPEDPSTRVVMGVQHRNRPIFGSQWHPESVCSTHGQQIINNFRNIVLQFWTGSGWAQRCIAENASLPDSILNKGAIVREAREIILGEIPPARRDHRADSRHYYIKSVALGRGPAAQVVFDAAIRNTSADGEAWLDSARVRDVHSRNSYLAAASLNLSYSSRSKILSIYQRGKRLKSEQLQTSYWAWLDHFHSTIIQRNVDVLDPKLLDQEAEVGQPLFQVGLIGYFGYELKREALSGYTYSPDKPGQEMDTLPDSQHMLATNVLRLDNYTGEWKLFSLIRRGHEDPIGDFINASSPVGQTEAEFDSLLTRIKRVFGPDDSHRLSTPSPLPRFTALDDEASYSQKIRAAQNAIKEGEAYEVTITTKFKASCPDVDPYALYLSLRERNPAPYSAYIDFRVNETTILSSSPERFISIDADGVAEMKPIKGTLAVSPDKEEDERRKSQLATDVKELAENLMIVDLIRADLHNISPSKSIKVPKLLHVESYETVHQLVTTIQSHIAPNVGGVQVLERCFPPGSMTGAPKLRAVQILDGLEEHRERGIYSGSLGYVCASGTVDQSVVIRTIVKYGKQLELGAGGAITWLSEAEKEWDEVMVKANAVATALPRESAPDAGSACAC; encoded by the exons ATGGGTCGCTCGGGGACTTTGCGAGCTGTTATCATTGATCATTACGATTCATATACAAACAATCTCCTTCAATTGCTCCAAAACACCTCGCGAGGAGCTGGAGATGTGCCATATCCAGAATGGAGTGTAGCTGTGGTTCGTTTTGATCAGTTCTCATG GGATACATTTAAGGACACAATTTTACCTTCATTGGATGCGATTATCCTATCTCCAGGACCTGGAACTCCAACCAAAGAATCTGATTTTGGATTTAACTCCAAGTTGATTAAAGAATCAAACATCCCGATTTTGGGAATATGTCTAGGACACCAGGGGATTGGCACTACAttcggtgccaaaatcatCCACACCCCTAATATCAAGCATGGCCAAGTATGCAGAATTGGCCATACAGATGTTGGtatatttaaaaatcttccCCAGGAATTCAAAGGGGTTAGGTATAATAGTTTGGTCTTGGACTCCAAAG ACCTCCCAGACGAGCTGGAGCTTACAGCATGGACATTCGACCCTGAGGATCCGTCAACAAGGGTTGTCATGGGCGTTCAGCATCGCAATCGTCCGATATTTGGAAGCCAATGGCATCCTGAGAGTGTGTGTTCGACGCATGGCCAGCAGATAATCAATAACTTCCGAAATATTGTTCTTCAGTTTTGGACTGGAAGTGGCTGGGCCCAGAGATGTATTGCCGAAAATGCCTCTCTGCCCGATTCCATTCTCAACAAAGGTGCCATCGTCAGGGAAGCCAGGGAGATTATCCTGGGAGAAATCCCTCCGGCTCGTCGAGATCATCGTGCAGATTCACGGCATTATTACATCAAGTCGGTGGCCCTTGGAAGGGGACCTGCAGCACAGGTGGTATTTGATGCAGCCATTCGCAACACTTCTGCAGACGGTGAGGCATGGCTTGATAGTGCAAGG GTCCGTGACGTACATTCAAGGAATTCCTACCTGGCCGCTGCATCGTTAAATCTCAGCTATTCTTCCCGATCTAAGATCCTATCTATATACCAGCGAGGAAAACGACTGAAGTCTGAGCAGCTTCAAACCTCCTATTGGGCATGGCTAGATCACTTCCATTCAACGATTATTCAAAGAAATGTCGACGTCCTTGACCCAAAGCTCCTTGACCAAGAAGCGGAGGTCGGCCAACCACTGTTCCAGGTGGGGTTAATAGGCTACTTTGGCTATGAATTGAAGCGCGAAGCTCTGTCAGGTTACACTTACTCACCTGATAAACCAGGCCAGGAGATGGACACACTCCCGGATAGCCAGCACATGCTAGCCACCAATGTGCTTCGCCTGGACAATTACACCGGAGAATGGAAGTTATTTAGCTTAATTCGTCGCGGCCATGAGGATCCAATCGGGGACTTTATAAATGCATCTTCACCGGTTGGCCAAACGGAGGCTGAATTTGACTCCCTGCTGACACGGATTAAGAGGGTATTTGGCCCGGATGACTCGCATCGGCTTAGCACACCAAGCCCATTACCAAGGTTTACGGCCCTGGACGACGAAGCATCGTACAGCCAGAAGATCCGGGCCGCACAGAATGCCATTAAGGAGGGCGAGGCGTATGAGGTGACAATCACGACAAAATTCAAGGCATCGTGTCCGGATGTAGACCCATACGCATTATATCTCTCCCTTCGAGAACGTAACCCCGCCCCTTACTCAGCGTATATAGACTTCCGTGTCAACGAGACCACCATACTCTCTTCGTCGCCCGAGAGGTTTATATCCATAGATGCTGATGGCGTGGCTGAAATGAAACCAATAAAGGGAACCCTTGCCGTCAGCCCAgacaaagaagaagacgagcGGAGAAAAAGTCAGTTAGCGACGGATGTCAAGGAGCTCGCCGAGAACTTAATG ATTGTCGATCTTATCCGCGCCGACCTCCACAACATTTCTCCATCAAAATCAATCAAGGTCCCGAAACTACTCCACGTTGAAAGCTACGAAACAGTACATCAG CTCGTCACAACCATTCAATCCCACATCGCCCCCAACGTCGGCGGCGTCCAGGTTCTCGAGCGATGCTTCCCACCAGGATCCATGACGGGCGCTCCCAAACTCAGAGCCGTGCAAATCCTCGACGGCCTGGAAGAGCACCGCGAGCGCGGCATATACTCCGGCAGTCTGGGCTATGTATGCGCCAGCGGCACCGTCGATCAGTCGGTGGTTATCCGTACGATTGTAAAGTACGGAAAGCAGCTTGAGCTAGGTGCTGGAGGGGCGATTACTTGGCTCAGCGAGGCGGAGAAAGAATGGGATGAGGTCATGGTGAAGGCGAATGCTGTTGCTACGGCGCTGCCTAGGGAATCGGCGCCAGATGCTGGATCTGCATGTGCTTGCTGA
- a CDS encoding uncharacterized protein (EggNog:ENOG410PWEF~COG:S~TransMembrane:1 (o12-32i)~BUSCO:9217at33183), which yields MYGVQYSSERLIALFWRNIAVLATALLFRWLWRWREGPKSGGLSRPTAFDLEKIAPYPSEQIKGFEKHRIRMALKKMDRINWLTVDRNYCSLYEIRNTLFNTQKEKMVQCLPEAREACQEALREVVTFLCKRYPAMFETYASSSGQRVRNNKTGEEFSLNGWDDSLSPLEIAARLSMDDMNIILKNKEGMHYMAATASCFQIGWRADERIGETIARMHAPVPQWEKEIGYAVNKFMTRLAPEMPMERASYFIQVSRPGQQLPEILFQPDGVVHTDLEPQAEHLIIRKERQSFTQLPKSGAVLFNVKMSLTYLPDLPLEELRNMVKEINSWPEDMAKYKGREHWGLVVHEHCKKRERDEVR from the exons ATGTATGGAGTTCAATACTCATCAGAAAGACTGATAGCGCTCTTCTGGAGAAATATTGCTGTCCTTGCCACTGCTCTCTTATTCAGATGGCTATGGCGCTGGAGGGAAGGACCCAAATCCGGCGGGCTTTCACGGCCCACGGCGTTCGATCTGGAGAAGATAGCACCATACCCAAGCGAACAAATCAAAGGATTCGAGAAACACCGGATTAGGATggccctgaagaagatggatcGAATAAACTGGTTGACTGTTGACAGGAACTATTGTTCTTTGTATGAAATTCGCAATACCCTGTTCAACACgcagaaagaaaagatggTCCAGTGCTTGCCGGAGGCGCGAGAGGCATGTCAGGAAGCATTGCGAGAAGTTGTCACATTCCTTTGCAAGAGATATCCAGCGATGTTCGAAACATACGCATCTAGCTCTGGGCAGAGAGTTAGAAACAACAAGACTGGGGAAGAGTTCAGCCTTAATGGCTGGGACGACTCCCTCTCACCCCTTGAGATCGCTGCCAGGTTATCTATGGATGATATGAATATTATTTTGAAGAACAAAGAGGGAATGCACTACAT GGCGGCAACTGCCAGCTGCTTCCAAATTGGCTGGCGCGCAGATGAACGGATTGGGGAAACCATTGCTCGTATGCACGCCCCTGTGCCGCAgtgggaaaaagaaatcGGATATGCTGTTAATAA GTTCATGACACGATTGGCACCGGAAATGCCAATGGAAAGGGCAAGCTACTTCATCCAAGTCAGCCGTCCCGGGCAGCAGCTCCCCGAGATTCTATTTCAACCTGATGGCGTGGTACACACGGACCTGGAACCGCAGGCAGAGCATCTTATTATTCGAAAAGAAAGGCAGTCATTCACACAACTTCCAAAATCCGGAGCCGTTCTCTTTAACGTTAAAATGTCCCTAACATATCTGCCAGATCTCCCGCTCGAAGAATTGCGGAACATGGTTAAGGAAATAAACAGCTGGCCTGAGGACATGGCAAAATATAAAGGAAGAGAACACTGGGGTCTTGTAGTGCATGAGCACTGCAAGAAGCGGGAGCGAGATGAGGTGCGTTAG
- a CDS encoding uncharacterized protein (EggNog:ENOG410PH37~COG:O): MDSMSSRFKSFVFVSKRKATTSAASIASNNASTSPQSGPNSSSASLPMNNPNHLGRPPSYSYTAGGRPASPLPPGQHQQLAHHPPPLNTGVGYSHHGHMAGAAPPPPGYGYPHPQHTSIPPSISQYPPGRPHTELEGGGRSKAQLIVGIDFGTTFSGVAYAFATNTEAREDIITEWPGAGIHIKQKIPTVLYYDQYQKVVGWGPDIADALAPTGYPKQGVQKVEWFKLQLMISGNTYIDPINLPPLPPGKSEIDVAADYLFKLRGAMRNQLLKTLGEVFTREERNIRYFLTVPAIWNDAGKAATRAAAIQAGFLRDENDNRLTLITEPEAAAMFCAKSGLLSLKMHDAILIVDCGGGTVDLIAYEVEEEHPFSVCECTAGSGDSCGSTALNRNFSNILRAKIRKMKLPDGARTAGKVYAKCIMDFENRIKADFRNNGQKWAVDVGIEADFPDAGIEDGYMTFTNEEILQCFEPVVNRILELVRNQIIAIQAQNRPLQNILVVGGFGASEYLFQQIKLHVPPQYQTKVVRPMDSVAAIVKGAVTAGITERVVTSRVARRHYLMATLQPFKEGHHPEQYRVPSLDGKDRCKYTRQIFVQKGERVKIGEPVKVSFFRQVAPGATLMYEDILYACDEDVCPEYTKDPRIKEVVTLTSDLSRKNLEKDFERMDTPQGTFYRVYFDIYLTLDGSEFNAELVCQGEVMGRCSARFR; this comes from the exons TCAGGTCCCAATTCGTCTTCAGCGAGCCTCCCCATGAACAACCCAAACCACCTGGGCCGCCCACCGAGCTACTCTTACACCGCTGGTGGGCGACCGGCAAGCCCGTTGCCACCAGGACAGCATCAGCAGCTGGCccatcatcctcctcctctcaATACTGGCGTCGGGTATTCCCATCACGGACATATGGCCGGTGCCGCTCCGCCTCCCCCCGGCTACGGCTACCCTCACCCGCAGCATACCAGCATTCCTCCTTCCATATCACAGTATCCACCTGGCCGACCTCACACTGAGCTGGAAGGTGGTGGCAGGAGCAAGGCCCAGCTCATCGTCGGTATTGATTTCGGAACTACGTTCTCCGGTGTCGCTTACGCGTTTGCAACAAATACGGAAGCGAGAGAAGACATAATAACCGAATGGCCTGGTGCCGGAATCCATATAAAACAAAAG ATTCCCACTGTTTTATACTACGACCAGTATCAAAAGGTAGTGGGATGGGGTCCGGATATCGCCGACGCGCTTGCTCCCACTGGTTATCCAAAGCAAGGCGTCCAAAAGGTTGAATGGTTTAAGCTGCAGTTAATGATCTCAGGGAACACATACATCGATCCCATTAATTTACCCCCTTTGCCTCCAGGAAAGTCAGAGATCGATGTTGCAGCCGACTATCTGTTCAAACTCCGCGGAGCAATGAGAAATCAATTACTCAAGACTCTTGGCGAGGTGTTCACACGAGAGGAGCGAAACATTCGTTATTTCTTAACTGTGCCGGCCATCTGGAATGATGCCGGAAAGGCCGCTACTCGTGCAGCTGCTATCCAAGCTGGGTTTTTGCGTGACGAGAACGACAACCGGCTCACTCTTATTACCGAACCTGAAGCAGCAGCTATGTTTTGTGCAAAGAGCGGCCTCCTTAGTCTGAAGATGCATGATGCCATTCTGATCGTGGATTGCGGCGGTGGCACCGTCGATCTTATCGCGTAtgaagttgaagaagaacacCCCTTCTCTGTGTGTGAATGCACCGCTGGTTCTGGAGATTCTTGTGGATCCACCGCACTCAACAGAAATTTTAGCAACATTCTAAGAGCAAAGATTCGCAAAATGAAGTTGCCGGATGGCGCGAGGACGGCTGGAAAGGTCTATGCCAAATGTATCATGGATTTCGAAAACAGAATCAAGGCAGACTTCCGGAACAATGGCCAGAAATGGGCTGTCGATGTCGGAATTGAAGCGGACTTCCCAGACGCTGGCATCGAAGATGGGTATATGACTTTCACCAATGAAGAAATTCTTCAATGCTTTGAGCCCGTTGTGAATAGGATCTTGGAGCTTGTGCGAAACCAGATCATCGCCATTCAAGCCCAGAATCGACCTCTCCAG AATATCCTTGTCGTTGGTGGCTTCGGTGCATCCGAATACCTCTTCCAGCAGATCAAGTTACATGTTCCCCCACAATATCAAACCAAAGTCGTCCGACCAATGGACTCTGTTGCTGCTATAGTCAAGGGTGCTGTCACGGCTGGTATCACCGAACGCGTCGTTACCTCTCGCGTGGCCCGTCGCCACTATTTAATGGCAACGTTGCAACCATTCAAAGAAGGTCACCACCCTGAACAATATCGTGTTCCGAGCTTGGATGGTAAGGACAGATGCAAGTATACTCGGCAGATTTTTGTCCAAAAAGGCGAAAGAGTCAAGATTGGAGAACCGGTTAAAGTCAGCTTCTTCCGTCAAGTTGCTCCTGGTGCAACTCTGATGTACGAGGATATCCTGTACGCTTGTGATGAGGATGTGTGCCCGGAATACACTAAGGATCCAC GTATCAAGGAAGTCGTCACTCTTACATCAGATCTTTCTCGGAAGAACCTCGAGAAAGATTTTGAACGCATGGATACTCCTCAAGGCACGTTTTATCGAGTTTACTTTGACATTTATCTTACCCTCGACGGAAGCGAATTTAATGCGGAGCTCGTCTGCCAAGGAGAGGTCATGGGCCGATGCTCTGCCCGATTCCGGTAA